A genomic region of Streptosporangium lutulentum contains the following coding sequences:
- a CDS encoding molybdopterin-dependent oxidoreductase, whose translation MTWQPTACVLCASNCGIEIELDERRLKRIRGDKAHPSSRGYTCEKPLRLDHYQNGADRLTHPLRRRPDGTFERIDWDTAITEVAGRLAAVRDAHGGETIFYYGGGGQGNHLGASYAGSVMRALGARYRSNALAQEKTGQFWVSDRMIGNFATGDFEHCELALFVGKNPWQSHGIPRARPTLREIARDPARSMIVIDPRVTETAELADIHLRLRPGTDAWLLAALAAVLVQEDLIAHDWLAARADGLDEVVATLTEVPVAAYAEIADVPEDLVRQAARRISSASSVAVVEDLGTQMTLHSTLNSYLDNLIVLLTGNFGRPGANNPPILFMPLVQTSYLRPQKERFSPVAGARIISGLVPSNVVAEEILADHPARYRAMLVESSNPAHSLADSPRMREALQALDVLVVIDVAMTETARLADYVLPAPSQFEKWEATFFNLEAPANYFHLRRPILDPPPGSDLLPEPEIHARLCEALGALPDLTALHRAAAEGRKAFAGAFPAAMAADPALAAVSAVALYRTLGPTLPAPAAASLWAQAHQVALRHPDAVRRAGITGDDLGDALFEAILSSPSGTHFTVDEPDDGLSRIGTPDGRIHLALPDLLAELGGLSPAGPPRHPDFPFVLSAGERRAFTANTLYRDPAWRRRDASGALRINPADAVGLGLENGSLARVTTRRGSVEVEVELFPGLRPGHVSLPNGLGLGYPARDGVSALTGAPPNELTSSGDRDRFAGTPWHKHVPARVEAV comes from the coding sequence ATGACGTGGCAGCCGACCGCATGCGTACTGTGCGCGAGCAACTGTGGCATCGAGATAGAGCTGGACGAGCGCCGCCTCAAGCGGATCCGCGGCGACAAGGCACACCCCTCCTCGCGGGGATACACCTGCGAGAAGCCGCTCCGCCTCGACCACTACCAGAACGGCGCGGACCGGCTCACCCACCCGCTGCGGCGGCGGCCCGACGGCACGTTCGAGCGCATCGACTGGGACACCGCGATCACGGAGGTCGCCGGGAGGCTGGCGGCCGTGCGGGACGCCCACGGCGGAGAGACGATCTTCTACTACGGGGGCGGCGGCCAGGGCAACCACCTGGGCGCCTCCTACGCCGGTTCGGTGATGCGGGCCCTGGGCGCGCGATACCGGTCCAACGCGCTGGCCCAGGAGAAGACCGGGCAGTTCTGGGTGTCGGACCGGATGATCGGCAATTTCGCCACCGGTGACTTCGAGCACTGCGAGCTCGCGCTGTTCGTCGGCAAGAACCCCTGGCAGTCGCACGGCATCCCCAGGGCCAGGCCCACGCTGCGCGAGATAGCCCGCGACCCCGCCCGGTCCATGATCGTTATTGACCCGCGGGTCACCGAGACCGCCGAGCTGGCGGACATCCACCTGAGGCTCAGGCCGGGCACCGACGCGTGGCTGCTGGCGGCGCTGGCCGCGGTGCTGGTCCAGGAGGACCTGATCGCCCACGACTGGCTGGCCGCCCGCGCGGACGGCCTGGACGAGGTCGTGGCCACCCTGACCGAGGTGCCGGTGGCGGCCTACGCCGAGATCGCCGACGTGCCGGAAGACCTTGTGCGGCAGGCCGCCCGCCGCATCTCCTCGGCCTCGAGCGTGGCCGTCGTGGAGGACCTCGGGACCCAGATGACCCTGCACTCCACGCTCAACAGCTACCTCGACAATCTGATCGTCCTGCTCACCGGCAACTTCGGGCGGCCGGGCGCCAACAACCCGCCGATCCTGTTCATGCCGCTGGTCCAGACGTCCTACCTGCGGCCGCAGAAGGAGCGGTTCAGCCCGGTGGCCGGAGCCAGGATCATCTCGGGTCTGGTCCCCTCCAACGTGGTCGCCGAGGAGATCCTCGCCGACCATCCGGCCCGCTACCGCGCGATGCTGGTCGAGTCGTCCAACCCGGCCCACTCCCTCGCCGACTCGCCCCGCATGCGCGAGGCCCTCCAGGCGCTCGACGTGCTGGTCGTGATCGACGTCGCCATGACCGAGACGGCGAGGCTCGCCGACTACGTGCTTCCCGCGCCGAGCCAGTTCGAGAAGTGGGAGGCGACGTTCTTCAACCTGGAGGCGCCCGCCAACTACTTCCACCTCCGCCGCCCGATCCTGGACCCGCCGCCCGGCTCGGACCTGCTGCCCGAGCCGGAGATCCACGCCCGGCTGTGCGAGGCGCTCGGCGCCCTGCCCGACCTGACCGCTCTGCACCGGGCGGCGGCCGAGGGACGTAAGGCCTTCGCCGGCGCGTTCCCGGCCGCGATGGCGGCCGATCCCGCGCTGGCGGCGGTGTCCGCGGTCGCGCTCTACCGCACCCTCGGCCCGACGCTGCCCGCCCCCGCCGCGGCCTCCCTGTGGGCGCAGGCCCACCAGGTGGCGCTGCGCCACCCGGACGCGGTCCGCCGCGCCGGAATCACCGGGGACGATCTTGGTGATGCCCTCTTCGAGGCGATCCTCTCCAGCCCGTCGGGGACGCACTTCACGGTGGACGAGCCGGACGACGGCCTTTCGCGGATCGGCACCCCCGACGGGCGGATTCACCTCGCCCTGCCCGATCTGCTCGCCGAACTGGGCGGCCTGTCCCCGGCAGGTCCGCCTCGCCACCCGGACTTCCCGTTCGTGCTCTCCGCGGGGGAGCGGCGCGCCTTCACCGCCAACACCCTCTACCGCGACCCCGCCTGGCGTCGCCGAGACGCCTCGGGGGCCCTGCGCATCAATCCCGCGGACGCCGTCGGGCTGGGGCTGGAGAACGGCTCGCTCGCCCGGGTGACCACCCGCCGGGGCAGCGTCGAGGTGGAGGTCGAGCTGTTCCCCGGCCTTCGTCCCGGTCACGTCTCCCTGCCCAACGGCCTCGGGCTCGGTTACCCCGCGAGGGACGGCGTCTCCGCCCTGACCGGGGCGCCGCCCAACGAGCTCACCTCCTCGGGCGACCGCGACCGGTTCGCGGGCACCCCCTGGCACAAGCACGTCCCCGCCCGGGTGGAGGCGGTCTGA